ACTGACATCAAAAAACAAACGTCAAATACGAAACAGCTGATCGATTTCGGCCATTTTTTTGCTATCGAgggcttaaaataggtttatgtGAAGGCTACGTTTCATCACGTCAGCTTTTTCGATGAGATactgagcgttttagctctaatatgcgattaggaataccattttttaacaagcgtctATTACCGATGTTTTAATCCTCCGTTAAGGCATTATAAATGAGGCCGTTGTTTTTGACCTTAACTCTATGTAAGTcattataattgataataatactgctctactataatattattatgatttttaaaaagagCAACAGTTTATTTTCGACTCTTCTCAACATAGACAGCTTTACGAATCAGAGACCAGACCTCTGGTAACAGACGGTCGCCgatgcgatggaccgaccaaattaagtccgctgtgggcggtccattgaatgagtgcaccagactgtcggccagtagggaaaagtggcgaagtcacgtggggcgaatcacatctgcctcaaaagatttcacttcgtgatgaccacgaccgctctgtcaagagtgtatCGACGAAGAAGAACAGACGGTCTTTGCTAAAACAGTCGGCGAGTTCGACACAGTGATGATTACCTTCTGTCCAACTGTCTCCGCTGAACTTCTGGTGCGGGTGAGCGAGGCGCCGCGCCATTGGCCGCGGGCCGCTGCCAGGTCGTGGTGCGATTAATGTGGTCTATGTAGAACACTCGCCCATGGCTGTCCATGCGAGCTTCCCATCCTGAAATGAACCAATGAATCCTGAGAAACTTGTTAAAGCACTGCGTCCTTGGCGCTGAGAGTTACTGAGTCTCGAATCGGCGTACCTAATCAAAAATGGTTAAACGTTTGTGATTTTAAGGAAAACACACGCTTATCAGAAGTAAGGGATGTTGGCGTGGTCATAATACGACAGGCAACAGTAATCGCTTATTTGAGAGGTGCATTgatataactaaattatgggtactcACCAGGAGGTAGTGGTTCTTCACATTCAATTATACCGCCAATCATATTGGCAGGAAAATCTCCCGTTAGCGCCATTTGCCTTGAAGCTCTTTCAGGAATCGAAGGTAGTCTTATACCCGCCATGTGCCGTAAAGGAGTTGGAGATGACACCGTGTTATCATTGTCATCGTTGTCGTCAATCGGTGGCGGCCTCCTCAGGACCACATCATCAGGAGGACCAGCATGGACAATTGTAAAATGATTACTATTCATAAATTCTAAATTTGGAGATCTTATCTCCGAAGTTCTTAATTCATTTGTGAATTCTACCATCTCAAAGTTGTCGTTTATTCCTTCAGAACTTTGAACCGGCGGGGGATGCAGGTCAGGTGGAGGTTGTGGCCGTCTTCGAGCATGATGTGTTGGAGTTGGCGGACATTGTGGCATTGTTGACCCAGAAAGTGCAGCAACCCTAGTTAAAACTCTGGGATGCGGTCGAGCTGGACTATCGGGTACATCTTTTGAGAAATTTGTCCTGTGCGGGGAATGTTTGGGAGTATTGTCACAGCCaagattttttaaaagatgCCTGGGTAGACTAGAATGTTTTGGAGTATTTTCACAAGAATATTTTCGATTCATTAACATAGTTCCAACACTTGATAGGCCGTGGTGACTTTCCTCAACAGGCGATGTAGAATGGGACGAATTGCATGAACTCGGACAATTCGAATCGCTTATTTCTCTGCTAGATGTGTCAATGTGAGATGAATTGAGGAAAGCTGTCATCATGGTTGGTGTTGCTCTACCAGAGTTTTGTCTAGTTAGAGGTTTGTGACCTTTTACTATAGAAATTTCTTTTTCCTCAATTTGATTTCTATTGTCATCTTCAAATTCAGTTCTATTACTTATATCATCAATAAAGGAGTGTTGAGCTTTTTCATCGGATTTTGATTGATTTCCTGTATTAAGAAATCCATCAACGTTGTCTTTGCCTTTTCTTGCAAATGTAgttgttatataattatcaggacctatttctttaataaacataacattttttCTACTAAGCGTGTTATCTTGTACTATTTTGTTATCGTCGATcaatttagaattttttattgAGGATAAAGTTGACTCACATAAACTTCCCTCAGTTTCTGGAGTAGCTAGAGGTGCAATGTTATGGAATTCTTTATTAGTCTTAGGTGAATGTTGCTTGCTCGAAAAAAATTCACCCGGCTTAAAATCGTTTAAATCTGGCTGTAATCCTGCGGAAATCGATATATTTTTATCCGTAAAAAATTGTTCATCTGTATCTATTAACTCGAATGTAAATGCATCTTCGggtttggttattttttttggttttctaTGCCTTTGTACCGCTGGAGGAAGAGCATGCATTCTTTCTAATGGTTTATGAGACTGTCTAGGTGGAAGAGGAGGAACAGGTGATTTTTGCGCATCATTAGGAACATTGGCACCCTCCACATCgtacacaaatttcataattttacacGGATTTTGAGGCGACCAAATTTTATAATACTCTGTATCAGGCGACGTTGGAGAGTCAAGGGCCGAGTTGAGATTGTTCTTTTTCTTAATACCATTTATTGCTTGGCCACCTCCAGTGTCCACAGGCGGCGGACATTTCTTTTTTACACCAGATGTTGTTGGTTTAGGGTGTATATTGTTTTGAGATTCACTATTTACATGTGGAGATTCCTTACTAATATTACTAACTAAACATTTGCTAGAATCACATTTTAATGATTCGAGAGTCGAAGTCCCACTTCTCTCTAATGAACTAATTGAGCATTTAGTAACATCTTCACTTAAATATTTGATGTCCTGATTTGGGGTAACTCGTTCTATTCGGAGACCATTTTCTGAGTTCATTTCAAAGCTTTCATTGTTGTAAGAGAATGGTGAAACTTGATCACCACTTCGCTTTCTCGAAATACCCTCTTTGAGACGAAGAGGTAGTTTTTTGAAGTCTACTTTAAATCTTGATGGTACTGAAGGTGATTCTGCCGCGCATTCTTCATCGTCATCGCCGTTGTAATAACGAAAGCAAAGAAGTTGTTCACAatctgaaaaataaaacatacatttCATATATAATCAGATTCTATTCCAGTAATTCATGGTTAGacaagttaattaaaaaattacctTCATAAGGTTGATTGGGTTCATCAAGCAGCCACATTATGTGACCAGTATCGCATCCGGTCGCCGGCACGAAGCAGGCGACACCGGCGTTGCTCGGAGGATCTGTAAATCAATAAATGACACTGTTATCATTGTTTCGATTAAAGCTGTAATTTATGGTGGCGTTGTGGCAGAGGGCAGATAAAGATTTCTTGATACTGAAGTACGGAGAAAGTCTCCTTAgacgaaatattattataaaatgtcaTATGAAAAAAGCTGTAATAAACCGTACAAAATAAAACAGCCAATGCCCGCTTGGCAACCAATTTAAGTCTGAACATAAAAAGATAAAGGTTTTTTACGCAGGTGCAGCGAAGTTTGCAAAAGCAAACAATAAGACTGCGTTGATGAAAAAACCGACAGCGGCCTACCCTTCCATTTTTTATCTAACATAAATCGACGCGTAGGACGAGCATTTCGGCGCAGGcgcaatacaataatttatgcaTCAGACATAATCGCCGGATGCGGGAGTCGCCCGCACATTTTATGCGAAATAATTAAAGCCACCGAATTGAGAGTTAATTGAGAAGACAAGGCTATAACTTTACAGGGAGGCAAATTGGTTTCATCAAATTGGGCAGGGGCATTGTAATCATCTTATTTTGATTGGTTACTCGATATTTTTAtctgtaatatttatatatctgtaaatctttataatatacGAAAACAGCAGCTCACAGGTCACAATTCATATTAacttagatattattattgctaATCACGATACTGATAtgtaagatattattaattatcaaccaagatttttaactttttaataagACAAACTGccattaatatgataattttaaCATATCGTAATCTTAGCAAAAAGAGCATTATTTGAGAATGTTCCGTCAACTTGTTTATGGATAGAATGcagaattattgttattataggtAACATGCAAAAAAATAAGCATTTTGCCAGCAATAAAAAATGTATGCCTGCTAAATAACAAGTTCTATCACTTCTCACCAAACCGGTTCACACGAGAGAGAagtcaataatttataaaaaatatatattataatctattgtATTTAAGCACTACCTGTACCTATGTGTCGTGCCAAGCAGCGGCCGTATAGTCTAACAGCTTTGTTTTAAAGACCTTACATGAGTAAAAATCTTCACCATTGTTCGAATAAAAGTAAAACCTTGCGCTTAGTGTCTCCGGAAATGAAAGGGCAACAAGTATCGAGTTCAGCCCAACTCGCAGAATCTATTTCCGATCGGAAATGATAATGTTCCGACGTGAACAATCGGTGCGATTACGTTTTTGTTTCCAGTTATTTTGTTTCGGGGACATCGTTTGCTGGTTAGGCACGTTCGCGGTCTGAATACAATTTAATAGCAGTCATTTCCTCTGCATCGTTAAGTCATCACATTATGAGCTTGCGCAGTATAAACTTGTCATAAATTATGTGAATGACAAAGAGATAAATAGGTGTTCGGGGAAGTAGGACATTATAAAACTTTGGACGATCTCGTTAAGTATTTGAACTTtgtattgtataattatttcaaattaacgTTTTCTggctaataataattactttaaataaactTGCTATTGGGCCTGCCTAAATAAACTAATTTGcgcattaaaatttattaaacaaagCGATCAAAGGAAGTATTCCACTCATTTAGAACGTTTAAAAGCTTATATggcacaataataattattaatttgtatgctTGCCCGCTTATATAGGATTTGAAATATTGAATGGGGTGGGTGCTTTAAAGTCTGTAAGTGTTGACCGTTGCAGGGTCCACCATGATGAAGTAGTTGTGTGAGAGTTAAACTAAATGCTAGTCAGTACAGTTTTCATTAATTCTTCTTTTATGATTTGATAGAAATATAAGGGTTAACGCATGAAGAAAATCGTAGGGTGCTCAACTGCTGTGCTCGTCTTAATACCATTTAATATGTCTAATAACtacaataacaattaaaatacataatagcatAATCGGCAAAAATAAACTTAGGAAGCAAGTCCATAATATATCAGaaattttagattatttatgaCTAGCAGACCTTCACATCTAAATCATTAGATCCGATGTCGCTTCGATCACGCCTCCGGCACAGTTAGACAACGATTAGTCAATGTGGAGTTCCGATAATGGCAGCCGTCGACCAGCAAGTGGTGAGTGACGACACGAATGACACAGAGGGCGTCTATTTCCGGCGGCGTGCGGTGACGTAATATCCGCCCGCTTCCGGCCCAGCACGGCCCCGCAGATCGCGAGATCATCCGATGAACTTCCGCGGGATTTGCGCTTTATCGCTCTCTGACATAAAGCGCTCTATAAATCCTATCCTAAACTATTAAACAAGCAATTCTTGTTGGTATATCTTTAATATCTCAAACGGCTCTAACGATTTGGATAAAGTATTATTCATAGGGATTTTTGGGGTTAAAAACGATCTAGCCATAATATTATGCGAACATTCTTTCCAAGGTGCTATACTTATATTTGACTGTTTGAAAAGCCGGTTGGTCAAGTAACTCATCTGCCTTTCAAGCAACGGTTCTATTATGTATggtttttttcattttctacaatttaaaatttaatctaCAAAACAAGTGATACATACATTGTGTTCGCAGTATTGCAtaatagattttatatttatatcgcGTAATCTATGACCCAGGTTGGTCGAATGAATCTCTTTAAATAAaccacaatattttataaaaaaaaaagtgtttgtgtacttttgtatgcacgcaagaagttaaacttctttggcctaacgaagcaaaaatcattaaaatgatttattcctagtgccattctacgtttttagaaagaacaatttttctaaaaatcttgcaaagatgggtttgataattatttattaaataatgaatacggctatatgggcttgaaccttttgcctgtcctatTAAtcgacgaaga
This genomic window from Leptidea sinapis chromosome 34, ilLepSina1.1, whole genome shotgun sequence contains:
- the LOC126974905 gene encoding E3 ubiquitin-protein ligase HECW1 isoform X3 codes for the protein MWLLDEPNQPYEDCEQLLCFRYYNGDDDEECAAESPSVPSRFKVDFKKLPLRLKEGISRKRSGDQVSPFSYNNESFEMNSENGLRIERVTPNQDIKYLSEDVTKCSISSLERSGTSTLESLKCDSSKCLVSNISKESPHVNSESQNNIHPKPTTSGVKKKCPPPVDTGGGQAINGIKKKNNLNSALDSPTSPDTEYYKIWSPQNPCKIMKFVYDVEGANVPNDAQKSPVPPLPPRQSHKPLERMHALPPAVQRHRKPKKITKPEDAFTFELIDTDEQFFTDKNISISAGLQPDLNDFKPGEFFSSKQHSPKTNKEFHNIAPLATPETEGSLCESTLSSIKNSKLIDDNKIVQDNTLSRKNVMFIKEIGPDNYITTTFARKGKDNVDGFLNTGNQSKSDEKAQHSFIDDISNRTEFEDDNRNQIEEKEISIVKGHKPLTRQNSGRATPTMMTAFLNSSHIDTSSREISDSNCPSSCNSSHSTSPVEESHHGLSSVGTMLMNRKYSCENTPKHSSLPRHLLKNLGCDNTPKHSPHRTNFSKDVPDSPARPHPRVLTRVAALSGSTMPQCPPTPTHHARRRPQPPPDLHPPPVQSSEGINDNFEMVEFTNELRTSEIRSPNLEFMNSNHFTIVHAGPPDDVVLRRPPPIDDNDDNDNTVSSPTPLRHMAGIRLPSIPERASRQMALTGDFPANMIGGIIECEEPLPPGWEARMDSHGRVFYIDHINRTTTWQRPAANGAAPRSPAPEVQRRQLDRRYQSIRRTMTRSQLGDEERGVSLSPPPAPSTSRPVDTQVPHAPHPAAEFLARPDFYSILHMNSEASALYNGNSTLKHMISKIRRDTSSFDRYQHNRDLVALVNMFSETERDLPLGWDTKIDRNGKRFFVDHVMRRTTFIDPRLPRAPQTGPFSPLLPPRRRLMHHEQAPTPPPRPPISTSDAYTQHTQEIPVAYNDKVVAFLRQPNIMSILRERCGGTGAAGACTAALRDKVSAVRVEGNSALARYQNDVQLTCLLSLFEQEIMSYVPASCGTSAAPSPAASPAAARSTRAPAPQRRDFEAKLRAFYRKLESKGYGQGPGKLKLHIRREHLLEDAFRRIMSCSKKELQKGKLCVIWDGEEGLDYGGPSREFFFLLSRELFNPYYGLFEYSANDTYTVHVSPMSAFVDNHHEWFRFSGRVLGLALVHGYLLEAWFTRALYRALLRLAPALEDVDALDAQFAASLRWLQSARCVSSLELTFAVSERLADGRVLERDLKPGGRDIPVTEKNKKEYLERLVRWRVERGVAEQSEWLVRGFHEVVDPRLVGAFDARELELVIAGAPELDVSDWRANTEYRGGYHDAHPVILWFWQAIDRFTNEQRLRLMQFVTGTSSIPYEGFSALRGSTGPRRFCIERWGRIESLPRAHTCFNRLDLPPYPTPQLLYEKLLLAVEETNTFGIE
- the LOC126974905 gene encoding uncharacterized protein LOC126974905 isoform X2, which translates into the protein MSDHDENIESGKNEQSGDSSTDVPCEEPSANSSNVSAIVDSDEARNERASLSWEEENGEFKISWKLPKGTATEKDYVALYVKDPPSNAGVACFVPATGCDTGHIMWLLDEPNQPYEDCEQLLCFRYYNGDDDEECAAESPSVPSRFKVDFKKLPLRLKEGISRKRSGDQVSPFSYNNESFEMNSENGLRIERVTPNQDIKYLSEDVTKCSISSLERSGTSTLESLKCDSSKCLVSNISKESPHVNSESQNNIHPKPTTSGVKKKCPPPVDTGGGQAINGIKKKNNLNSALDSPTSPDTEYYKIWSPQNPCKIMKFVYDVEGANVPNDAQKSPVPPLPPRQSHKPLERMHALPPAVQRHRKPKKITKPEDAFTFELIDTDEQFFTDKNISISAGLQPDLNDFKPGEFFSSKQHSPKTNKEFHNIAPLATPETEGSLCESTLSSIKNSKLIDDNKIVQDNTLSRKNVMFIKEIGPDNYITTTFARKGKDNVDGFLNTGNQSKSDEKAQHSFIDDISNRTEFEDDNRNQIEEKEISIVKGHKPLTRQNSGRATPTMMTAFLNSSHIDTSSREISDSNCPSSCNSSHSTSPVEESHHGLSSVGTMLMNRKYSCENTPKHSSLPRHLLKNLGCDNTPKHSPHRTNFSKDVPDSPARPHPRVLTRVAALSGSTMPQCPPTPTHHARRRPQPPPDLHPPPVQSSEGINDNFEMVEFTNELRTSEIRSPNLEFMNSNHFTIVHAGPPDDVVLRRPPPIDDNDDNDNTVSSPTPLRHMAGIRLPSIPERASRQMALTGDFPANMIGGIIECEEPLPPGWEARMDSHGRVFYIDHINRTTTWQRPAANGAAPRSPAPEVQRRQLDRRYQSIRRTMTRSQLGDEERGVSLSPPPAPSTSRPVDTQVPHAPHPAAEFLARPDFYSILHMNSEASALYNGNSTLKHMISKIRRDTSSFDRYQHNRDLVALVNMFSETERDLPLGWDTKIDRNGKAPTPPPRPPISTSDAYTQHTQEIPVAYNDKVVAFLRQPNIMSILRERCGGTGAAGACTAALRDKVSAVRVEGNSALARYQNDVQLTCLLSLFEQEIMSYVPASCGTSAAPSPAASPAAARSTRAPAPQRRDFEAKLRAFYRKLESKGYGQGPGKLKLHIRREHLLEDAFRRIMSCSKKELQKGKLCVIWDGEEGLDYGGPSREFFFLLSRELFNPYYGLFEYSANDTYTVHVSPMSAFVDNHHEWFRFSGRVLGLALVHGYLLEAWFTRALYRALLRLAPALEDVDALDAQFAASLRWLQSARCVSSLELTFAVSERLADGRVLERDLKPGGRDIPVTEKNKKEYLERLVRWRVERGVAEQSEWLVRGFHEVVDPRLVGAFDARELELVIAGAPELDVSDWRANTEYRGGYHDAHPVILWFWQAIDRFTNEQRLRLMQFVTGTSSIPYEGFSALRGSTGPRRFCIERWGRIESLPRAHTCFNRLDLPPYPTPQLLYEKLLLAVEETNTFGIE
- the LOC126974905 gene encoding uncharacterized protein LOC126974905 isoform X1, producing the protein MSDHDENIESGKNEQSGDSSTDVPCEEPSANSSNVSAIVDSDEARNERASLSWEEENGEFKISWKLPKGTATEKDYVALYVKDPPSNAGVACFVPATGCDTGHIMWLLDEPNQPYEDCEQLLCFRYYNGDDDEECAAESPSVPSRFKVDFKKLPLRLKEGISRKRSGDQVSPFSYNNESFEMNSENGLRIERVTPNQDIKYLSEDVTKCSISSLERSGTSTLESLKCDSSKCLVSNISKESPHVNSESQNNIHPKPTTSGVKKKCPPPVDTGGGQAINGIKKKNNLNSALDSPTSPDTEYYKIWSPQNPCKIMKFVYDVEGANVPNDAQKSPVPPLPPRQSHKPLERMHALPPAVQRHRKPKKITKPEDAFTFELIDTDEQFFTDKNISISAGLQPDLNDFKPGEFFSSKQHSPKTNKEFHNIAPLATPETEGSLCESTLSSIKNSKLIDDNKIVQDNTLSRKNVMFIKEIGPDNYITTTFARKGKDNVDGFLNTGNQSKSDEKAQHSFIDDISNRTEFEDDNRNQIEEKEISIVKGHKPLTRQNSGRATPTMMTAFLNSSHIDTSSREISDSNCPSSCNSSHSTSPVEESHHGLSSVGTMLMNRKYSCENTPKHSSLPRHLLKNLGCDNTPKHSPHRTNFSKDVPDSPARPHPRVLTRVAALSGSTMPQCPPTPTHHARRRPQPPPDLHPPPVQSSEGINDNFEMVEFTNELRTSEIRSPNLEFMNSNHFTIVHAGPPDDVVLRRPPPIDDNDDNDNTVSSPTPLRHMAGIRLPSIPERASRQMALTGDFPANMIGGIIECEEPLPPGWEARMDSHGRVFYIDHINRTTTWQRPAANGAAPRSPAPEVQRRQLDRRYQSIRRTMTRSQLGDEERGVSLSPPPAPSTSRPVDTQVPHAPHPAAEFLARPDFYSILHMNSEASALYNGNSTLKHMISKIRRDTSSFDRYQHNRDLVALVNMFSETERDLPLGWDTKIDRNGKRFFVDHVMRRTTFIDPRLPRAPQTGPFSPLLPPRRRLMHHEQAPTPPPRPPISTSDAYTQHTQEIPVAYNDKVVAFLRQPNIMSILRERCGGTGAAGACTAALRDKVSAVRVEGNSALARYQNDVQLTCLLSLFEQEIMSYVPASCGTSAAPSPAASPAAARSTRAPAPQRRDFEAKLRAFYRKLESKGYGQGPGKLKLHIRREHLLEDAFRRIMSCSKKELQKGKLCVIWDGEEGLDYGGPSREFFFLLSRELFNPYYGLFEYSANDTYTVHVSPMSAFVDNHHEWFRFSGRVLGLALVHGYLLEAWFTRALYRALLRLAPALEDVDALDAQFAASLRWLQSARCVSSLELTFAVSERLADGRVLERDLKPGGRDIPVTEKNKKEYLERLVRWRVERGVAEQSEWLVRGFHEVVDPRLVGAFDARELELVIAGAPELDVSDWRANTEYRGGYHDAHPVILWFWQAIDRFTNEQRLRLMQFVTGTSSIPYEGFSALRGSTGPRRFCIERWGRIESLPRAHTCFNRLDLPPYPTPQLLYEKLLLAVEETNTFGIE